In a single window of the Gloeocapsa sp. PCC 73106 genome:
- the trxA gene encoding thioredoxin yields the protein MTVKKQFSSFEELLAGSNLPILVDFYATWCGPCQIMASILEQVNQQLSNRVQIVKIDTDKYPQIASRYEISALPTLVLFRNGQPVDRIEGVLQAPQLIQHLENLL from the coding sequence ATGACAGTTAAAAAGCAATTCTCTAGTTTTGAGGAATTACTCGCCGGTTCCAACCTACCCATACTTGTAGACTTTTACGCCACTTGGTGCGGTCCCTGTCAGATCATGGCATCAATATTAGAACAAGTCAACCAACAGTTAAGTAACCGTGTCCAAATAGTCAAGATTGATACAGATAAGTATCCTCAAATCGCCTCCCGTTACGAAATCTCAGCCCTCCCCACCCTGGTTTTATTTCGCAATGGGCAACCTGTTGACCGTATTGAGGGAGTTTTGCAAGCGCCTCAGCTTATCCAGCACCTAGAAAACTTGCTTTAA